A DNA window from Actinomycetota bacterium contains the following coding sequences:
- a CDS encoding phosphatase produces MDLTAALVASRLTGDVATPPSSTLGNAQKLADGHIDYTFGFSFDVSAEDAVAAVTRICGADPRRLPEDGPGRIEPHATIAAIERHRSSLAAAADGGAQVLVATGHPTGLLAHYGAIARTLDWAGCELLTPLDDVRDLMEQGDHKLGVRYLDAVAVAWSGGELHHTHRSGLMEACLDALHPIEPDLVIADHGWAGAAIERGIETLSIADVNDPALMVAQVRGMTDAVLPIDDNLAPRHFRPVTRVLLDGLD; encoded by the coding sequence ATGGATCTGACCGCCGCGCTGGTCGCCAGCCGTCTCACCGGGGACGTCGCCACGCCGCCGTCGAGCACGCTGGGCAACGCCCAGAAGCTCGCCGACGGCCACATCGACTACACGTTCGGGTTCTCGTTCGACGTGTCAGCCGAGGATGCGGTGGCGGCGGTGACGAGGATCTGTGGGGCCGACCCCCGCCGGCTGCCCGAGGACGGTCCAGGGCGTATCGAGCCGCACGCGACCATCGCGGCGATCGAGCGCCACCGCAGCTCCCTGGCGGCGGCAGCGGACGGCGGAGCGCAGGTCCTGGTCGCCACCGGTCACCCCACCGGCCTGCTGGCCCACTACGGGGCGATTGCGCGGACGCTGGACTGGGCAGGTTGCGAGCTGCTGACCCCCCTCGACGACGTCCGCGACCTGATGGAGCAAGGTGATCACAAGCTCGGCGTCCGCTACCTCGACGCCGTCGCCGTCGCGTGGTCGGGTGGGGAGCTGCACCACACCCACCGCAGCGGCCTGATGGAGGCATGCCTGGACGCGCTCCACCCGATCGAACCCGACCTGGTGATCGCCGACCACGGTTGGGCGGGGGCTGCGATCGAACGGGGGATCGAGACGCTGTCGATCGCCGACGTCAACGACCCCGCACTCATGGTCGCTCAGGTCCGTGGCATGACCGACGCGGTGCTTCCGATCGACGACAACCTCGCGCCCCGCCACTTCCGGCCGGTGACGCGAGTGCTCCTCGACGGCCTGGACTGA
- a CDS encoding YbhB/YbcL family Raf kinase inhibitor-like protein: MAAVAPSDAAADAPEDITVISSEFDDGEIITAQYTCDGRDVSPPLTWEDVPDGTAELVVTVEDPDAPDETFVHWMVAGIEPTSPGILEGGVPEGATVGLNDFGENTYKGPCPPHNHGPHRYVFTVMALREGTRLEPRFTADDLYDQLEDNVLAKGVLIGRYGRTPRPPVKSG; this comes from the coding sequence ATGGCTGCTGTCGCCCCGTCCGATGCCGCCGCCGACGCGCCCGAAGACATCACCGTCATCAGCTCCGAGTTCGATGACGGCGAGATCATCACGGCGCAGTACACCTGCGACGGTCGGGACGTGTCCCCGCCCTTGACGTGGGAGGACGTCCCCGACGGCACTGCCGAGCTGGTGGTGACGGTCGAGGACCCCGACGCGCCCGACGAGACGTTCGTGCACTGGATGGTCGCCGGCATCGAACCCACCTCACCGGGGATCCTCGAGGGCGGCGTGCCCGAGGGCGCCACGGTTGGTCTCAACGACTTCGGCGAGAACACCTACAAGGGGCCATGCCCCCCGCACAACCACGGGCCGCACCGGTACGTGTTCACGGTGATGGCGCTCCGGGAGGGCACCCGGCTGGAGCCGAGATTCACCGCAGACGACCTCTACGACCAGCTCGAGGACAACGTCCTGGCCAAGGGCGTGCTGATCGGTCGCTACGGACGCACCCCCCGCCCGCCGGTGAAGAGCGGGTAA
- a CDS encoding class I SAM-dependent methyltransferase yields MAHDEIERYDLGLLRDAVSYQRWVVDSFGSVLRGRVIDVGAGIGNYTRWIARRVPEVVALEPDPAMCAAIADLGLDNVEVIQRPLEQYTIFANAQFDTAMLIDVLPLWADDMAAIRATGRMLQIGGHVCVLVPAHPQLSGALDARYGHHRRYTKDRMVRLFQGAGFVMEELRYFNLLGALTWLVASRLMRRPHLDPAVVRISESVTVPASRLVERYARVPFGQSLLAIGRMR; encoded by the coding sequence ATGGCACACGACGAGATCGAGCGGTACGACCTGGGGCTGCTCCGCGATGCCGTGAGCTACCAACGGTGGGTCGTCGACTCGTTCGGCTCAGTGCTGCGAGGACGGGTTATCGACGTGGGCGCCGGCATCGGCAACTACACCCGGTGGATCGCCCGCCGCGTCCCGGAGGTGGTCGCGCTCGAGCCGGATCCGGCGATGTGCGCCGCGATCGCCGATCTGGGCCTGGACAACGTCGAGGTGATCCAGAGGCCCCTCGAGCAGTACACGATCTTCGCGAATGCCCAGTTCGACACGGCCATGCTGATCGATGTGCTCCCGCTGTGGGCTGACGACATGGCCGCCATCCGCGCCACCGGCCGGATGCTGCAGATCGGCGGCCACGTCTGTGTGCTGGTCCCGGCGCACCCTCAGCTCAGCGGCGCGCTGGATGCTCGCTACGGCCACCACCGCCGCTATACCAAGGACCGCATGGTCAGGCTGTTCCAGGGCGCCGGCTTCGTGATGGAGGAGCTGCGCTACTTCAACCTGCTCGGAGCGTTGACGTGGCTGGTCGCATCGCGGCTGATGAGGCGCCCGCACCTGGACCCGGCCGTCGTGAGGATCTCGGAATCGGTGACCGTCCCCGCCAGCCGTCTCGTCGAGCGGTACGCGCGGGTGCCGTTCGGCCAGAGTCTCCTGGCGATCGGCCGCATGCGCTGA